In one window of Blastocatellia bacterium DNA:
- a CDS encoding PDZ domain-containing protein, protein LQQRIVTIPGVPERQYSQLRTGVAGTVYYLETGAGRGRGGPDGAPAGSELHRYRLSDRRAATFVNGVAEYAVSADGHKLLYRTPGSGGGRNTANATGANATPALFLVDADRNPPQAGQGRLNVALRMYLDPKEEFKQIFNEGWRNQRDYLYVPNLHGADWPKMKEMYGQLLPYVMHRADLNYLLDMMGAEIAIGHSYVRGGDMPDLPSSASGLLGADFTIDGGYYKIARIYDNESWNPDLRAPLAAPGVDVSAGDYILAINGVELKAPDNIYRLLDGTANRQTSLTVNSRPTLSGARQVTVVPVASEQGLRTRAWVEANRRLVDKLSDGQLAYVYVPNTGQPGYASFNRYYFSQQDKKGAIIDERFNGGGSAADYIIDVLQRDFDGYFNNVAGERYPFTSPSAGIWGPKVMVINEMAGSGGDLMPYMFKHRKIGALVGKRTWGGLVHTADTPTFVDGGSMIAPRGGFFSREGRWAVENEGTAPDIDVENWPKEVIAGHDPQLERAVQEAMKQLKEHPVERMGKEPPPPTWGKRRDAQ, encoded by the coding sequence GCTTGCAGCAACGCATCGTCACCATACCGGGCGTCCCCGAACGGCAGTACTCGCAGTTGCGCACGGGCGTCGCCGGCACCGTCTATTACCTTGAGACGGGCGCGGGGCGCGGGCGCGGCGGGCCTGACGGCGCGCCGGCCGGCAGCGAGTTGCACCGCTATCGTTTAAGCGACCGCCGCGCGGCCACGTTCGTCAATGGCGTCGCCGAGTACGCCGTCAGCGCCGACGGCCACAAGCTCCTTTATCGCACGCCGGGCAGCGGCGGCGGACGCAACACCGCGAATGCGACGGGCGCGAATGCCACGCCCGCACTCTTCCTGGTTGACGCCGACCGCAACCCGCCGCAAGCGGGACAGGGGAGATTGAACGTCGCGCTGCGCATGTACCTGGACCCGAAGGAGGAGTTCAAACAGATATTCAACGAAGGCTGGCGCAACCAGCGCGATTACCTCTACGTCCCCAATCTGCATGGCGCTGACTGGCCAAAGATGAAAGAGATGTATGGCCAGTTGCTGCCCTATGTGATGCACCGCGCCGATCTGAATTACCTGCTCGACATGATGGGCGCAGAGATCGCCATCGGCCATTCATATGTGCGCGGCGGCGACATGCCCGACCTGCCATCATCGGCGAGCGGATTGCTGGGCGCGGACTTCACGATTGACGGCGGCTATTACAAGATCGCGCGCATCTATGACAACGAGAGCTGGAATCCCGACCTGCGCGCGCCGCTCGCCGCGCCGGGCGTCGATGTTTCGGCGGGCGATTACATTCTCGCCATCAACGGCGTCGAGCTGAAAGCACCCGACAACATCTACCGCCTGCTCGACGGCACGGCGAACCGGCAGACGTCGCTCACTGTCAACAGCCGCCCGACCCTGAGCGGCGCGCGACAGGTGACGGTCGTCCCCGTGGCCAGCGAACAGGGCCTGCGAACGCGCGCCTGGGTCGAAGCGAACCGCCGGCTGGTTGATAAATTGTCAGACGGCCAGCTCGCTTATGTGTACGTGCCCAACACCGGGCAGCCGGGCTACGCGAGCTTTAACCGCTACTACTTCTCGCAGCAAGATAAGAAAGGCGCGATCATTGACGAGCGCTTCAATGGCGGCGGCTCGGCGGCCGATTACATCATCGATGTGTTGCAGCGCGACTTCGACGGCTACTTCAACAACGTCGCAGGCGAGCGCTATCCCTTCACCAGTCCGTCGGCAGGCATCTGGGGGCCAAAGGTCATGGTCATCAACGAGATGGCCGGCTCGGGCGGCGACCTGATGCCTTATATGTTCAAGCACCGCAAGATCGGTGCGCTGGTCGGTAAGCGCACCTGGGGCGGGCTGGTGCACACGGCGGACACGCCGACGTTCGTGGATGGCGGCTCGATGATCGCGCCGCGCGGCGGCTTCTTCTCGCGCGAAGGCCGCTGGGCAGTCGAGAATGAAGGGACGGCTCCCGACATCGACGTAGAGAACTGGCCGAAAGAAGTGATCGCCGGCCACGACCCGCAGCTTGAGCGCGCCGTGCAGGAAGCCATGAAGCAATTGAAAGAACACCCGGTCGAGCGCATGGGCAAAGAGCCGCCGCCGCCGACCTGGGGCAAACGCCGCGACGCGCAATGA